A stretch of the Mycobacterium shigaense genome encodes the following:
- a CDS encoding adenylate/guanylate cyclase domain-containing protein: protein MVARKCGAPPNRQDGSSSRPDCKAAVRTKNRARNDHYADSHARRIRVLNINALMGVAVCLVFTILGFWSGPGAHPIQVVNLVTGGIFAMVPWLNRFGDLLAPLTFIFTAYTAIVVTCWDVGTGGGVQYFLVTTASLVVLQLGIERIGLAALLATLGVALVVMLQFLVPRSTGLEPPWALTMSFVITTAAACAMVVVTVWFALRDTERAEAVMEAEYARSEALLANMLPASVADRLKEPERDVIADRYEEASVLFADMVGFTERASSTAPCDLVKFLDRLYTAFDELADKHGLEKIKVSGDSYMVVSGVPRPRPDHVQALADFALDMVATAAKLEDPHGISVPLRIGFATGTVVAGVVGSRRFFYDVWGDAVNVAARMESTDSVGQIQVPEDVYERLKDEFVLQERGRIEVKGKGVMRTWYLIGRKPASGDSGDHVAEESRAAHGATV from the coding sequence GTGGTGGCTAGGAAATGCGGCGCCCCACCAAATCGACAGGATGGATCGTCGTCACGTCCGGACTGCAAGGCAGCGGTGCGGACGAAAAATCGCGCTCGCAATGACCACTACGCGGACAGTCACGCTCGCCGGATCCGAGTGCTCAACATCAACGCCCTGATGGGCGTGGCGGTCTGCCTGGTGTTCACCATCCTCGGCTTCTGGTCCGGGCCCGGGGCCCACCCCATCCAGGTGGTCAACCTGGTCACCGGCGGGATCTTCGCAATGGTCCCGTGGCTCAACCGATTCGGGGATTTGCTTGCGCCCCTTACCTTTATCTTCACCGCCTACACCGCGATCGTCGTGACCTGCTGGGACGTGGGCACGGGCGGGGGCGTGCAGTACTTCCTCGTCACCACCGCCAGCCTGGTGGTGTTGCAGCTCGGGATCGAGCGGATCGGGCTGGCGGCGTTGTTGGCCACGCTCGGCGTCGCGCTGGTGGTCATGCTGCAGTTCCTGGTTCCCCGCTCCACCGGGTTGGAGCCGCCGTGGGCGCTCACGATGAGCTTCGTCATCACCACCGCCGCGGCGTGCGCGATGGTGGTCGTGACGGTGTGGTTCGCCCTACGTGACACCGAACGCGCCGAGGCGGTCATGGAGGCCGAGTACGCGCGATCCGAGGCGCTGCTGGCCAACATGTTGCCTGCCAGCGTCGCCGACCGGCTCAAGGAACCCGAGCGCGACGTCATCGCCGACCGCTACGAAGAGGCCTCGGTGCTGTTCGCCGACATGGTCGGCTTCACCGAACGCGCCAGTTCCACCGCGCCGTGCGACCTGGTCAAGTTTTTGGACCGGCTCTACACCGCGTTCGACGAGTTGGCCGACAAACACGGGTTGGAGAAAATCAAGGTCAGCGGCGACTCGTACATGGTGGTCAGCGGCGTCCCGCGTCCACGGCCCGATCATGTGCAGGCATTGGCGGACTTCGCCCTCGACATGGTCGCCACTGCCGCCAAACTCGAAGATCCGCACGGTATTTCGGTGCCGCTGCGGATCGGCTTCGCGACCGGCACCGTCGTCGCCGGGGTGGTGGGTTCGCGTCGATTCTTCTACGACGTGTGGGGCGACGCGGTCAACGTTGCCGCGCGAATGGAATCGACCGACTCGGTAGGACAAATACAAGTGCCCGAGGACGTTTACGAGCGCCTCAAGGACGAGTTCGTCCTACAGGAACGCGGCCGCATCGAGGTCAAGGGCAAGGGCGTCATGCGCACTTGGTACCTCATCGGACGCAAGCCCGCCTCGGGCGACTCCGGCGATCACGTCGCCGAAGAATCACGCGCGGCGCATGGCGCCACGGTCTAA
- a CDS encoding ANTAR domain-containing response regulator — translation MTGPTTDTDTAAPRRVLIAEDEALIRMDLAEMLREEGYEIVGEASDGQEAVELAELHTPDLVIMDVKMPRRDGIDAASEIASKRIAPIVVLTAFSQRDLVERARDAGAMAYLVKPFTVSDLIPAIELAVSRFGEIRALEHEVETLSERLETRKIVERAKGLLQAKQGMTEPEAFKWIQRAAMDRRTTMKRVAEVVLETLGDQPKDEVE, via the coding sequence ATGACAGGCCCCACGACCGACACCGATACCGCCGCGCCGCGCCGGGTTCTGATCGCGGAAGACGAAGCGCTCATCCGCATGGACCTTGCCGAGATGCTGCGAGAGGAGGGTTACGAGATCGTCGGCGAGGCCAGCGACGGACAGGAAGCCGTCGAATTAGCCGAACTCCACACACCGGACCTGGTGATCATGGACGTCAAGATGCCGCGACGCGACGGCATCGACGCCGCCTCGGAGATCGCGAGCAAACGGATCGCGCCGATCGTGGTGCTGACCGCCTTCAGCCAGCGCGATCTCGTCGAGCGGGCTCGCGACGCCGGCGCGATGGCCTACTTGGTAAAACCCTTCACCGTCAGCGACTTGATCCCGGCGATCGAATTGGCCGTCAGCCGGTTCGGGGAGATCCGCGCGCTGGAACACGAGGTCGAGACGCTGTCCGAGCGGCTGGAGACCCGCAAGATCGTCGAGCGCGCCAAGGGCCTGCTGCAGGCCAAGCAGGGCATGACCGAGCCCGAGGCGTTCAAGTGGATCCAGCGTGCCGCGATGGACCGGCGGACCACGATGAAGCGGGTGGCCGAAGTCGTCCTCGAGACGCTCGGTGATCAACCCAAGGACGAGGTCGAGTAA
- a CDS encoding lipid-transfer protein, giving the protein MSTPEPLYILGAGMHPWGKWGRDFTEYGVVAARAALAEAGLDWRQIQLVAGADTIRNGYPGFIAGSTFAQKLGWNGVPVSSSYAACASGSQALQSARAHILAGFCDVALVIGADTTPKGAFAPVGGERKNDPDWQRFHLIGAMNPVYFALLARRRMDLYGATSEDFAQVKVKNSQHGLQNPNARYRKESSVEDVLASPVVSDPLRQLDICATSDGAAALIVASADFARKHLGSLDGVPSVRAVSTVTPQYPQHLPELPDIATDSTAVVAAPERVFKDQILDAAYTEAGIGPEDVSLAEVYDLSTALELDWYEHLGLCPKGEAEQLLRSGATTIGGKVPVNASGGLACFGEAIPAQAIAQVCELTWQLRGQATGRQVENATVGVTANQGLFGHGSSVIVAR; this is encoded by the coding sequence ATGAGTACTCCCGAACCGCTCTACATCCTCGGCGCGGGCATGCACCCCTGGGGCAAATGGGGCCGCGACTTCACCGAATACGGCGTTGTTGCCGCGCGCGCGGCGCTGGCCGAGGCCGGGCTGGACTGGCGCCAGATCCAGCTCGTCGCCGGCGCCGACACCATCCGCAACGGCTATCCCGGCTTCATCGCCGGGTCGACGTTCGCCCAGAAGCTCGGGTGGAACGGCGTTCCCGTCAGCTCCAGCTACGCCGCGTGTGCCAGCGGTTCGCAGGCGCTGCAGAGCGCCCGCGCGCACATCCTGGCCGGCTTCTGCGACGTGGCCCTGGTGATCGGCGCCGACACCACGCCGAAGGGCGCGTTCGCCCCGGTGGGCGGGGAACGCAAGAACGACCCGGACTGGCAGCGGTTCCACCTGATCGGCGCGATGAACCCGGTGTACTTCGCGCTGCTGGCGCGCCGCCGGATGGACCTCTACGGCGCGACGTCGGAAGACTTCGCCCAGGTCAAGGTCAAGAACTCCCAGCACGGGCTGCAGAACCCGAACGCCCGTTACCGCAAGGAATCCTCGGTCGAGGACGTGCTGGCCAGCCCGGTGGTGTCCGACCCGTTGCGCCAGCTCGACATCTGCGCCACCTCCGACGGGGCCGCGGCGCTGATCGTGGCCAGCGCCGATTTCGCGCGCAAGCATCTGGGCTCGCTCGACGGCGTGCCGTCGGTGCGTGCGGTCAGCACGGTCACGCCGCAATACCCGCAGCACCTGCCCGAATTGCCCGACATCGCAACGGATTCCACCGCCGTCGTGGCCGCCCCGGAGCGAGTGTTCAAGGACCAGATCCTCGACGCGGCCTACACCGAGGCCGGCATCGGGCCCGAAGACGTGAGCCTGGCGGAGGTCTACGACCTGTCCACCGCGCTGGAGCTCGACTGGTACGAGCACCTGGGGTTGTGCCCCAAGGGCGAGGCCGAGCAGCTGCTGCGCAGCGGTGCGACGACAATCGGCGGCAAGGTGCCGGTCAACGCGTCGGGCGGGCTGGCGTGCTTCGGCGAGGCCATTCCGGCGCAGGCGATCGCCCAGGTCTGCGAGCTGACCTGGCAGCTGCGCGGTCAGGCCACCGGCCGGCAGGTGGAAAACGCGACGGTCGGCGTGACGGCCAACCAGGGCCTGTTCGGCCACGGCTCGTCGGTGATCGTCGCGCGGTAG
- a CDS encoding Zn-ribbon domain-containing OB-fold protein: MPEVTSQQPAIGGWFAADPTDPAGNPHLIGSKCPDCGTYVFPPRENNCPNPACSSDALESVALSTRGKLWSYTENRYPPPAPYPAADPFEPFAIAAVELADEGIIVLGKVVEGTLAADLKVGMEMELATMTLFTDDDGVERIVHAWKVAS, translated from the coding sequence GTGCCAGAGGTCACCAGTCAACAACCCGCGATCGGCGGCTGGTTCGCCGCCGACCCGACAGATCCAGCCGGAAATCCCCATCTGATCGGCAGCAAGTGCCCCGATTGCGGCACCTATGTGTTCCCGCCCCGAGAGAACAACTGCCCCAATCCAGCCTGCTCCAGCGACGCGCTGGAGTCCGTCGCGCTGTCGACCCGGGGAAAGTTGTGGAGTTACACCGAAAACCGCTACCCGCCGCCCGCGCCCTACCCGGCCGCGGACCCGTTCGAGCCGTTCGCGATCGCCGCGGTGGAGCTGGCCGACGAGGGAATCATCGTCCTGGGCAAGGTCGTCGAGGGCACGCTGGCCGCCGACCTGAAGGTCGGCATGGAGATGGAGCTGGCCACCATGACCCTGTTCACCGACGACGACGGCGTCGAGCGCATCGTGCACGCCTGGAAGGTCGCCTCATGA
- the polA gene encoding DNA polymerase I — MPRVRAVPAATAAPSEEHTKPTLMLLDGNSLAFRAFYALPAENFKTRSGLTTNAVYGFTAMLINLLRDEAPTHVAAAFDVSRQTFRSERYPEYKANRSATPDEFHGQIDITKEVLNALGITVLAEPGFEADDLIATLATQAEKEGYRVLVVTGDRDSLQLVSDDVTVLYPRKGVSELTRFTPQAVVEKYGLTPTQYPDFAALRGDPSDNLPGIPGVGEKTASKWIVEYGSLQGLVDNVDSVRGKVGDALRAHVASVVLNRDLTELVKDVPLAQTPDTLRMQPWDRDHIHRLFDDLEFRVLRDRLFDTLAAVEPEVDEGFDVRGGALEAGELAVWLAEHSSGRRFGLAVVGTHLAYDADATALAIVSADGEGRYIDTSALDPDDEAALASWLADTGPPKALHEAKLAMHDLAGRGWTLAGITSDTALAAYLVRPGQRSFSLDDLSLRYLRRELRAESPEQQQLSLLDDSDGVDDQAVQTLILRAVAVLDLADALDEELARINSTALLSGMELPVQRVLAGLEHVGIAVDVPKLTELQSDFADQIRDAAEAAYAVIGKQINLGSPKQLQTVLFDELEMPKTKRTKTGYTTDADALQSLFDKTGHPFLQHLLAHRDATRLKVTVDGLLNSVASDGRIHTTFNQTIAATGRLSSTEPNLQNIPIRTEAGRRIRDAFVVGSGESGAYGELMTADYSQIEMRIMAHLSKDEGLIEAFNTGEDLHSFVASRAFGVPIEEVTAELRRRVKAMSYGLAYGLSAYGLSAQLKISTEEAKEQMDQYFARFGGIRDYLHHVVEQARKDGYTSTVFGRRRYLPELDSSNRNVREAAERAALNAPIQGSAADIIKVAMIEVDKAITEAGLTSRMLLQVHDELLFEVAPGEREKLEALVREKMGGAYPLDVPLEVSVGYGHSWDDAAH, encoded by the coding sequence ATGCCTAGAGTGAGAGCCGTGCCTGCCGCCACCGCCGCTCCCAGCGAGGAACACACGAAACCGACGCTGATGCTGCTGGACGGCAATTCGCTGGCCTTCCGGGCGTTCTACGCGCTGCCGGCGGAGAACTTCAAGACCCGCAGCGGGCTGACCACCAACGCGGTCTACGGCTTCACCGCCATGCTGATCAACCTGCTGCGCGACGAGGCCCCGACGCACGTCGCCGCGGCGTTCGACGTCTCCCGCCAGACCTTCCGCTCCGAGCGCTATCCCGAGTACAAGGCCAACCGGTCGGCGACGCCCGACGAATTTCACGGCCAGATCGACATCACCAAGGAAGTGCTGAACGCGCTGGGCATCACGGTCCTGGCCGAGCCCGGGTTCGAGGCCGACGACCTGATCGCCACCCTGGCCACTCAGGCCGAGAAGGAGGGCTATCGCGTCCTGGTGGTCACCGGTGACCGCGACTCGCTGCAGCTGGTCAGCGATGACGTGACCGTGCTGTATCCGCGCAAGGGCGTCAGCGAACTGACCCGTTTCACCCCGCAGGCCGTCGTCGAGAAGTACGGGTTGACGCCCACGCAGTATCCCGACTTCGCCGCGCTGCGAGGCGATCCCAGCGACAACCTGCCCGGTATCCCCGGGGTGGGGGAGAAAACCGCTTCGAAATGGATCGTCGAGTATGGCTCGCTGCAGGGGCTGGTCGACAATGTCGACTCGGTGCGCGGGAAGGTCGGCGACGCGCTGCGCGCGCATGTGGCCAGCGTCGTCCTCAACCGGGACCTCACCGAACTGGTCAAGGACGTGCCGCTGGCGCAAACCCCGGACACGCTGCGGATGCAGCCCTGGGATCGCGACCACATCCACCGGCTCTTCGACGACCTGGAGTTCCGGGTGCTGCGCGACCGGCTGTTCGACACCCTCGCCGCCGTCGAACCCGAGGTGGACGAGGGCTTCGACGTGCGCGGCGGCGCGCTGGAGGCCGGTGAGTTGGCCGTGTGGCTGGCCGAGCACAGTTCGGGCCGACGGTTCGGCCTCGCCGTGGTCGGCACCCATTTGGCCTACGACGCCGATGCCACAGCGCTGGCGATTGTCTCGGCCGACGGCGAGGGCCGCTACATCGACACCTCGGCGCTGGATCCCGACGACGAGGCCGCGCTGGCGTCCTGGCTTGCCGACACCGGGCCGCCCAAGGCGCTGCACGAAGCCAAGCTGGCCATGCACGACCTCGCGGGGCGCGGCTGGACGCTAGCCGGTATCACCTCCGATACCGCGCTGGCCGCCTACCTGGTGCGGCCGGGGCAGCGCAGCTTCTCCCTCGACGACCTGTCGCTGCGCTATCTGCGCCGCGAGCTGCGCGCGGAAAGCCCTGAGCAGCAACAACTTTCGCTGCTCGACGATTCCGATGGCGTCGACGACCAGGCGGTGCAGACGCTGATCCTGCGGGCCGTGGCGGTGCTGGATCTTGCCGACGCGCTGGACGAGGAGCTGGCTCGTATCAACTCCACGGCGCTGCTGAGCGGCATGGAGTTGCCGGTGCAGCGGGTGCTGGCGGGTCTCGAGCACGTCGGCATCGCCGTGGACGTGCCGAAACTGACCGAGCTGCAAAGCGATTTCGCGGACCAGATCCGCGACGCGGCCGAGGCGGCCTACGCGGTGATCGGCAAACAGATCAACCTGGGCTCGCCAAAGCAGTTGCAAACGGTGCTGTTCGACGAGCTGGAGATGCCGAAAACCAAGCGCACCAAGACCGGGTACACCACCGACGCCGACGCCCTGCAGTCGCTGTTCGACAAGACCGGGCACCCGTTCCTGCAACACCTGCTCGCCCATCGCGACGCCACCCGGCTGAAGGTGACGGTCGACGGGCTGCTGAATTCCGTGGCCTCCGACGGACGGATCCACACCACGTTCAACCAGACCATCGCGGCCACCGGCCGGTTGTCGTCCACGGAGCCGAATCTGCAGAACATCCCGATCCGCACCGAGGCCGGCCGGCGGATCCGCGACGCGTTCGTGGTCGGCTCCGGTGAGTCGGGGGCCTACGGCGAGTTGATGACCGCCGACTACAGCCAGATCGAGATGCGGATCATGGCGCATCTGTCCAAAGACGAAGGTCTGATCGAGGCGTTCAACACCGGCGAGGATCTGCACTCGTTCGTCGCGTCGCGGGCGTTCGGCGTGCCGATCGAGGAGGTCACTGCCGAGCTGCGCCGCCGGGTCAAGGCGATGTCCTACGGCCTGGCCTATGGTCTGAGCGCCTACGGGTTGTCCGCCCAGCTGAAAATCTCCACCGAAGAAGCCAAAGAGCAGATGGACCAGTACTTCGCCCGGTTCGGCGGTATCCGCGACTACCTGCACCACGTCGTCGAGCAGGCCCGCAAGGACGGGTATACCTCCACGGTTTTCGGCCGCCGGCGTTACCTGCCCGAGTTGGACAGCAGCAACCGCAACGTCCGCGAGGCCGCGGAGCGAGCCGCGCTCAATGCGCCCATCCAGGGCAGTGCGGCCGACATCATCAAGGTGGCGATGATCGAGGTCGACAAGGCGATTACCGAGGCCGGGCTCACCTCGCGCATGCTGCTGCAGGTGCACGATGAATTGCTGTTCGAAGTCGCCCCCGGCGAACGCGAAAAGCTCGAAGCGCTGGTGCGCGAGAAGATGGGCGGCGCCTACCCCCTCGACGTCCCGCTCGAAGTCTCGGTGGGCTATGGCCACAGCTGGGACGACGCGGCGCACTAA
- a CDS encoding DMT family transporter, translating to MNVGWMIPFIVLGGALQTCGAAMNGQLYRHMINPWLASAISFALITIFFVAAFLILPKPLPTAKDIASMPWWAVIGGLVGAVQVYAGLTLVNRVGAGTFMGFTVTSALIMSLVVDHFGWLRVDPHPITVWRGLGGALMVCGVVLIAKF from the coding sequence ATGAACGTAGGCTGGATGATCCCGTTCATCGTCCTCGGCGGGGCGCTGCAGACATGCGGAGCCGCCATGAACGGACAGCTCTACCGGCACATGATCAATCCATGGCTGGCATCGGCGATCTCTTTCGCGCTGATCACCATTTTCTTCGTCGCGGCATTTCTCATCCTGCCGAAGCCGCTGCCCACCGCGAAGGACATCGCATCGATGCCGTGGTGGGCGGTGATCGGCGGGTTGGTCGGGGCCGTCCAGGTCTACGCCGGCCTCACCCTGGTCAATCGGGTCGGCGCCGGGACCTTCATGGGTTTCACCGTCACGTCCGCCCTCATCATGTCTTTGGTGGTCGATCATTTCGGCTGGTTGCGGGTGGATCCGCACCCGATCACCGTGTGGCGGGGCCTGGGTGGCGCGCTCATGGTCTGCGGAGTCGTACTGATTGCCAAGTTTTGA
- the rpsA gene encoding 30S ribosomal protein S1 yields the protein MPSPTVTSPQVAVNDIGSSEDFLAAIDKTIKYFNDGDIVEGTIVKVDRDEVLLDIGYKTEGVIPARELSIKHDVDPNEVVSVGDEVEALVLTKEDKEGRLILSKKRAQYERAWGTIEALKEKDEAVKGTVIEVVKGGLILDIGLRGFLPASLVEMRRVRDLQPYIGKEIEAKIIELDKNRNNVVLSRRAWLEQTQSEVRSEFLNQLQKGTIRKGVVSSIVNFGAFVDLGGVDGLVHVSELSWKHIDHPSEVVQVGDEVTVEVLDVDMDRERVSLSLKATQEDPWRHFARTHAIGQIVPGKVTKLVPFGAFVRVEEGIEGLVHISELAERHVEVPDQVVAVGDDAMVKVIDIDLERRRISLSLKQANEDYTEEFDPAKYGMADSYDEQGNYIFPEGFDPETNEWLEGFDAQRNEWEARYAEAERRHKMHTAQMEKFAAAEAAGHADDRAPGNGASAEKAAGGSLASDAQLAALREKLAGNA from the coding sequence ATGCCGAGTCCCACCGTCACCTCGCCGCAAGTAGCCGTCAACGACATTGGCTCGAGCGAGGACTTTCTCGCCGCAATAGACAAAACGATCAAGTACTTCAACGATGGCGACATCGTCGAAGGCACGATTGTCAAAGTGGACCGGGACGAGGTGCTCCTCGATATCGGCTACAAGACCGAAGGGGTCATCCCCGCCCGCGAGCTCTCCATCAAGCACGATGTCGACCCCAATGAGGTCGTTTCCGTCGGTGACGAGGTCGAGGCCCTTGTTCTCACCAAGGAGGACAAAGAAGGCCGTCTGATCCTGTCCAAGAAGCGCGCGCAGTACGAGCGCGCCTGGGGCACCATCGAGGCGCTCAAGGAGAAGGACGAGGCCGTCAAGGGCACCGTCATCGAGGTCGTCAAGGGCGGCCTGATCCTCGACATCGGGTTGCGGGGCTTCCTGCCCGCTTCGCTGGTCGAGATGCGTCGCGTCCGCGATCTGCAGCCGTACATCGGCAAGGAGATCGAGGCCAAGATCATCGAGCTGGACAAGAACCGCAATAACGTGGTGCTGTCGCGGCGCGCGTGGCTAGAGCAGACCCAGTCCGAGGTGCGCAGCGAGTTCCTCAACCAGCTGCAGAAGGGCACCATCCGCAAGGGTGTCGTCTCGTCCATCGTCAACTTCGGCGCGTTCGTCGATCTCGGCGGGGTGGACGGCCTGGTGCACGTCTCCGAGCTGTCCTGGAAGCACATCGATCACCCGTCCGAGGTCGTTCAGGTGGGCGACGAGGTCACCGTCGAAGTGCTCGACGTCGACATGGACCGCGAACGGGTTTCGTTGTCGCTCAAGGCGACTCAGGAAGACCCGTGGCGCCACTTCGCTCGCACCCACGCCATCGGCCAGATCGTGCCCGGCAAGGTCACCAAGCTGGTGCCGTTCGGCGCGTTCGTCCGCGTCGAGGAGGGCATCGAGGGTCTGGTGCACATCTCCGAGCTGGCCGAGCGTCACGTCGAGGTGCCTGACCAGGTCGTCGCCGTCGGCGACGACGCGATGGTCAAGGTCATCGACATCGACCTGGAGCGCCGACGAATCTCGTTGTCGCTCAAGCAGGCCAACGAGGACTACACCGAGGAATTCGACCCGGCGAAGTACGGCATGGCCGACAGCTACGACGAGCAGGGCAACTACATCTTCCCCGAGGGCTTCGACCCCGAAACCAACGAATGGCTGGAAGGTTTCGACGCCCAGCGCAACGAGTGGGAAGCCCGCTACGCCGAGGCCGAGCGCCGGCACAAGATGCACACCGCGCAGATGGAGAAGTTCGCCGCTGCCGAAGCTGCCGGGCACGCCGACGATCGCGCGCCGGGCAACGGTGCGTCCGCGGAAAAGGCTGCGGGCGGGTCGCTGGCCAGCGACGCCCAGCTGGCCGCACTGCGGGAAAAGCTCGCCGGCAACGCCTAA
- the coaE gene encoding dephospho-CoA kinase, translated as MLRIGLTGGIGAGKSALSATFAECGGVIVDGDVISREVVQPGTEGLASLVEAFGEDILQPDGSLDRPALAAKAFASEEARKQLNAIVHPLVGKRRAEIIASVPEDSVVVEDIPLLVESGMAPMFPLVVVVHADVELRVRRLVEQRGMSEDDARARIAAQADDDQRRAVADIWIDNSGSQEDLVKRARDVWEHRIVPFAHNVAERRIVRAPARVVPADPTWPDQARRIVARLATACGHLALRVDHIGSTAVPEFDAKDVIDVQVTVESLAVADELAEALLGAGYPRWDHITEDTARSDARSTVADYDHRDDAALWRKRIHASADPGRPTNVHLRVNGWPNQQFGLLFVDWLAANPQERAGYLDVKRAAEGDAGGDIASYAGAKEPWLADAYRRAWDWADFTGWRP; from the coding sequence ATGCTGCGCATCGGGTTGACCGGTGGCATCGGCGCCGGAAAATCGGCGCTGTCCGCCACCTTCGCGGAATGCGGAGGGGTCATCGTCGACGGCGATGTCATTTCCCGTGAGGTCGTGCAGCCGGGCACCGAAGGCCTGGCCTCGCTGGTCGAGGCGTTCGGCGAGGACATCCTGCAGCCGGACGGTTCGCTGGATCGTCCGGCCCTGGCGGCCAAGGCTTTCGCCAGCGAGGAAGCGCGCAAGCAGCTGAACGCGATCGTGCACCCGCTGGTGGGCAAGCGGCGCGCGGAGATCATCGCCTCGGTGCCTGAGGATTCGGTCGTCGTCGAGGACATTCCGCTGTTGGTGGAATCCGGCATGGCGCCGATGTTCCCGTTGGTCGTGGTGGTGCACGCCGACGTCGAGCTGCGGGTGCGCCGGCTGGTCGAGCAACGCGGCATGTCCGAAGACGACGCCCGCGCCCGGATCGCGGCGCAGGCCGACGACGACCAGCGTCGCGCGGTCGCCGACATCTGGATCGACAACTCCGGCAGCCAAGAGGATTTGGTCAAGCGGGCCCGCGACGTGTGGGAGCACCGCATCGTGCCGTTCGCGCACAACGTGGCCGAGCGCAGGATCGTCCGGGCGCCGGCCCGGGTGGTGCCGGCCGACCCGACCTGGCCGGACCAGGCGCGGCGGATTGTTGCCCGGCTCGCGACGGCCTGCGGTCACCTGGCGTTGCGTGTCGACCACATCGGCTCGACCGCGGTGCCCGAATTCGACGCCAAGGACGTCATCGACGTCCAGGTCACGGTCGAGTCGCTGGCCGTGGCGGACGAGCTCGCCGAGGCGCTGCTCGGCGCCGGATACCCGCGCTGGGACCACATCACCGAGGACACCGCCCGCTCCGACGCGCGCAGCACGGTCGCCGACTATGATCACCGCGACGATGCAGCCCTATGGCGCAAGAGGATTCACGCCTCGGCGGATCCCGGCCGGCCCACCAACGTGCACCTCCGGGTGAACGGCTGGCCCAACCAGCAGTTCGGCCTGTTGTTCGTCGACTGGCTGGCCGCGAACCCGCAGGAGCGTGCGGGCTATCTGGACGTCAAGCGCGCCGCGGAAGGCGACGCCGGCGGTGACATCGCCTCCTACGCCGGAGCCAAGGAGCCGTGGCTTGCCGACGCCTACCGAAGGGCCTGGGATTGGGCCGATTTCACCGGCTGGCGGCCCTAG